A genome region from Hippopotamus amphibius kiboko isolate mHipAmp2 chromosome 1, mHipAmp2.hap2, whole genome shotgun sequence includes the following:
- the CD74 gene encoding HLA class II histocompatibility antigen gamma chain isoform X1 — protein sequence MEDQRDLISNHEQLPMLGQRPAAQESKCSRGALYTGFSVLVALLLAGQAATAYFLYQQQGRLDKLTVTSQNLQLESLRMKLPKPSKPLSKMRMATPMLMRALPMEGPEPMQNATKYGNMTQDHVMHLLLKADPLKVYPQLKGSFPENLKHLKDTMDGMHWKLFENWMHQWLLFEMSKNSLEEKPFEVPPKVLTKCQEEVSHIPAIHPGMFRPKCDENGNYMPLQCYGSIGYCWCVFPNGTEVPHTRSRGHHNCSDPLEMEDLSSGLGLSKADFTQVIP from the exons CAAGTGCAGTCGTGGAGCCCTGTACACAGGCTTTTCCGTCCTGGTGGCTCTGCTCCTGGCCGGCCAGGCCGCCACCGCCTACTTCCTGTACCAGCAGCAGGGCCGGCTGGACAAGCTGACGGTCACCTCCCAGAACCTGCAGCTGGAGAGCCTGCGCATGAAGCTTCCCAAGC CCTCCAAGCCTTTGAGCAAGATGCGGATGGCCACCCCCATGCTGATGCGGGCACTGCCCATGGAAGGCCCGGAG ccCATGCAGAATGCCACCAAGTACGGCAACATGACACAGGACCATGTGATGCACCTGCTCCTG AAGGCTGACCCCCTGAAGGTGTACCCGCAGCTGAAGGGGAGCTTCCCAGAAAACCTGAAACACCTTAAGGACACCATGGATGGCATGCACTGGAAG CTCTTTGAGAACTGGATGCATCAGTGGCTCTTGTTTGAAATGAGCAAGAACTCGCTGGAGGAGAAGCCCTTTGAGGTTCCACCAAAAG TACTGACCAAGTGCCAGGAAGAGGTCAGCCACATCCCTGCCATCCACCCAGGCATGTTCAGGCCCAAGTGCGACGAGAACGGCAACTATATGCCGCTCCAATGCTATGGGAGCATCGGCTACTGCTGGTGCGTCTTCCCCAACGGCACCGAGGTCCCCCACACCAGGAGCCGCGGGCACCATAACTGCAGTG ATCCACTAGAAATGGAGGATCTGTCATCCGGGCTGGGCCTGTCCAAGGCGGACTTCACTCAGG TCATCCCGTGA